The DNA region ACGGGCCAGGTCGGACTCTATACCCCGAGTGTCGAATCGGTCGTCAAGAAGGGCGACCAGTTCACTGTGACAGTCGGCTATGTGCCGCCCGCAAACGCCTGGACCCAGCGCATCGGCACCGACGAAAAGCCGAAACCCATCAAGTTTATGAACTATGAGCTGCTGAAGGTGAGGGACCATTACCAGCTCACCGCGATCCGCGACCTGCCTTCGGCCGATGGCCAGAGCCATGCCGGCCAGGGCATCCCGAACCAGCTTGTCACTGAGCAGCAACGGGCCGGCGACTGATTACAGGGGACAAAACGGAACAGCAAAATAAAACAAGGCGGAATATCCATTTCGGATATTCCGCCTTGTTTTATTTTTTAACCGTTCAGATGCGCAACACGGCTGTGCTGCGCTTTCGTACGGTAAGCGCTGGGGGTCATCACCATGAGCTTTAAAAAATTGCGCGTGAGGGTTTTGGGGTTGTGGTAGCCGACATCGAGCGCAATTTCGAGGACGCTCTTTTTGGTTGCGGCGAGCAGCTCGCAGGCCCGGTTCACCCGCACCAGATTTAAAAAGTCCTCAAAATTGCGTTCTACCTGGCAGAGCATGATGCGATGGAGCTGCTCGACCGAGATGCCGAAATTGTGCGCGACGGATTTTGCGGAAAGTTTCTTTTCGTAGTTGCGGTAGATGTAATTTACAAGCGTGTAGGAAACGCGGCTTTCCTCGATCTGGCAGATGTTCTGGACTTTCTGGTAGGTGTTGCGGTATTCGCCGATTTTGACCCCCATCCGCGCGGCAAAGACTTTGGAGATGTGCGATTCGTCCACATAGCCGAGAAATTCCGCCATTTCCTTCAGGGTGAAGTCGGTGTAGAGCAGGAAGTTGACCGTTTTGCCGATACGCATCTCGTTGAGAAGATCGAAGAAGGAGAGCCCGGTCATCTGGGTGATGTTGGCGCTCACGGTGGATTCGCTGCAGAAAAAGACGCTTGCGAGCAGTTTCAGGGTCAGCTTTTCATTGCAGTGCAGATACATGTAACGCAGGATCTCGGTGTAATCAATCATCGCGTCGCGCTTTGTCTGGGACTGTTCCATGGCGCTGCGGCAGTAGAGGACAAGCAGCTGCACCAGCATGCTGGCGGTCATGATGCTGGAGAACGGTTTTTCCTCCGAAAGCTGAAGGGTGGATTCCATGCCGAGCTCACAGCGCAGCGTATCCAGAATAAATTCCACTTCCGGTAACCGGTTGGGATCACATTGGACAACCGGCTTCTCCTCAATCAGCGGCTGGATGGGCAGCGGCTGCCCGTCCACCCCGCGGAACAGCTTCGCGATGCGTTCGACCGTATCGAAATGGTACGCGATCAGGACATATTGCAGAGGGCTGTCCACCTGGATGATGTCACTGACCTGCCAGGGCAGGATCGCGACCAGGCTGCCGCTTGTGAGGGAATAGGATTTTCCCTGCAGGGAGATCTCGCCGCTTCCGTTTTTGACGTAAAGGAACCGGGCCTCCTGGTGGATGAGCGGGGTGGTCGGCCGGTCGATAACTTCCTGATCAAAGCTGAAAAGGCGGCCCTGATCAAATTGGGAACGGGCGAACGACTGCATTTCAATGAGTTTTTTCATAGCGATCCAAATCCCTCCGCTGACTGTCTGTAAAAAATTATACCATATTCCGGATTTGATTTCACTTTCATTTTTGCTTTGCACAGACATTTCGCATGAAATCTATTGTATTTAAAAGTGGATTTTAGATAAGTTGCCGAATTGTTTTTCGGCGGTATATCCCATATCTGAAGGGAAATGCGTGTGGAAAGTTCTGCTTATAATACAAAAACACCGTTTTTTACTGTCCGGAAAACCTGTTAAGGGTCTGTTAAAATAGAGGGCAGTGATAATCCGTTTGAAAGGAGGAAACGAATTGCCCATTTGCGTAAAAAGCGAAATCGGCCCCCTGAAAAAGATCCTTTTACAGCGGCCGGGCAAGGAGTTGGAGCATCTCAGCCCAAATACAATGGGACAGTTGCTGTTTGACGATATTCCATATCTGTATGGCGCGCAGCTCGAACATGACCGTTTCGCAGACACCCTGCGTGAAAACGGGGTGGAGGTCCTGTATCTGGAGGATCTTGTGGTGGAAACGATATCTCAGGATGAACGCCTGAAGAAGGCCTTTGTCCGGGAGGTGATTGAACAGGCGGACAGCCTGGCGGTCAACTATCAGGAGGAGCTGTACGATTACCTGCTCAGTTTTTCAGATCCCAGGAAACTGGTGCTCAAAACGATGGAAGGCATCTGCCTTAATGAGATTCCATCCCATAAAAAAGACCGGCTAGCCAGCCTCACCCAGCCTGACACCCATTTTGTGATGGACCCCATCCCGAACCTGTACTTTACCCGCGACCCATTCGCCTGTATCGGAAACGGAGTCAGCTTAAACCATATGAGCTCGTTTACCCGCAACCGGGAAACCATCTATGGAAAATACATCCTGAATTACCATCCGGACTACGCGGGCAGGGTACCGCTCTACTATACACCGGACGAACACCTCAGCATCGAAGGCGGCGACATCCTGAATCTGAGCTCCAACGTGCTTGCGGTTGGGATTTCTCAACGCACCCAGCCGGAGGCGGTCGAGCTGCTTGCCCAAAATATATTCCGGGACGAAACGGCTGAGATTGATACGGTGCTGGCATTCGACATCCCCCGCACCCGGGCGTTCATGCACTTGGACACGGTGTTTACCCAGATTGATGTGGATAAATTTACCGTCCATCCCGGCATCCTCGACACGCTGCGGATTTTTGAGCTGACCGGCAAAGGAAAACCCGAAATCCATACACGTGAAGTCTCCGGAAGCCTTGCACAGGTGCTCGGCAGGTATCTGCGCATCGACAGCGTCAAACTGATCCACTGCGGCGGGAAGAACCAGATTGCCTCCGAACGCGAACAGTGGAACGACGGCTCGAACACGCTTTGCATCTCGCCCGGCGTAGTGGTGGTTTACGACCGCAACTATGTGACCAACGAGATATTGGAGGCCTCCGGCGTCAAGGTGCTTAAACTCCCCAGCGCAGAGCTTTCACGGGGCCGCGGCGGCCCGCGCTGCATGAGCATGCCGCTGCAAAGGCTCTGAAACAGGGCCGGACAAACCAAATTGGAATAAAGGAGCGTAAAAATCATGGCAATCAACCTCAGAGGGAGAAGTTTCCTGAAACTTTTGGACTTTTCAGCGCAGGAGATCCGTTACCTGCTGGATCTTTCAAAGGATTTTAAAAGCATGAAGC from Anaerotruncus rubiinfantis includes:
- a CDS encoding helix-turn-helix domain-containing protein, encoding MKKLIEMQSFARSQFDQGRLFSFDQEVIDRPTTPLIHQEARFLYVKNGSGEISLQGKSYSLTSGSLVAILPWQVSDIIQVDSPLQYVLIAYHFDTVERIAKLFRGVDGQPLPIQPLIEEKPVVQCDPNRLPEVEFILDTLRCELGMESTLQLSEEKPFSSIMTASMLVQLLVLYCRSAMEQSQTKRDAMIDYTEILRYMYLHCNEKLTLKLLASVFFCSESTVSANITQMTGLSFFDLLNEMRIGKTVNFLLYTDFTLKEMAEFLGYVDESHISKVFAARMGVKIGEYRNTYQKVQNICQIEESRVSYTLVNYIYRNYEKKLSAKSVAHNFGISVEQLHRIMLCQVERNFEDFLNLVRVNRACELLAATKKSVLEIALDVGYHNPKTLTRNFLKLMVMTPSAYRTKAQHSRVAHLNG
- the arcA gene encoding arginine deiminase — encoded protein: MPICVKSEIGPLKKILLQRPGKELEHLSPNTMGQLLFDDIPYLYGAQLEHDRFADTLRENGVEVLYLEDLVVETISQDERLKKAFVREVIEQADSLAVNYQEELYDYLLSFSDPRKLVLKTMEGICLNEIPSHKKDRLASLTQPDTHFVMDPIPNLYFTRDPFACIGNGVSLNHMSSFTRNRETIYGKYILNYHPDYAGRVPLYYTPDEHLSIEGGDILNLSSNVLAVGISQRTQPEAVELLAQNIFRDETAEIDTVLAFDIPRTRAFMHLDTVFTQIDVDKFTVHPGILDTLRIFELTGKGKPEIHTREVSGSLAQVLGRYLRIDSVKLIHCGGKNQIASEREQWNDGSNTLCISPGVVVVYDRNYVTNEILEASGVKVLKLPSAELSRGRGGPRCMSMPLQRL